In Nostoc sp. CENA543, a single genomic region encodes these proteins:
- the ctaD gene encoding cytochrome c oxidase subunit I, which translates to MTNIPIDRLDLPVEKPNHGHGSGGGWKEYFSFSTDHKVIGIQYLVTSFIFFLVGGIFAMILRGELITPESDLVDRTVYNGMFTMHGTVMLFLWTFPSLVGLANYLVPLMIGARDMAFPRLNAAAFWMVPVVGILLMASFFVPGGPAQAGWWAYPPVSLQNPTGHLINGQVIWLLAVAISGVSSIMGAVNFVTTIVKMRAPGMGFFRMPLFVWAVFSAQIIQLFGLPALTAGAVMLLLDLTVGTGFFNPTNGGNPVMFQHYFWFYSHPAVYVIILPIFGIFSEIFPVYARKPLFGYKVVALSSILIAVVSAIVWVHHMYVSGTPAWMRMVFMLTTMLVSVPTGIKVFAWVATIWGGKIRLNTPMLFALGGLIMFVFAGIVGIMLSSVPVDIHVNNTYFVVGHFHYVLYGTVTMGMYAAIYHWFPKMTGRMYNEGWGKVHFWLAFIGTNLNFLPMHPLGLQGMLRRVASYAPEYEGWNIVASLGAFLLGMSTLPFIFNILVSWMQGEKAPDNPWRAIGLEWLVASPPPVENFEEIPVVISEPYGYGKSEPLVAEAHSHQH; encoded by the coding sequence ATGACCAATATCCCTATTGATAGGCTCGATCTCCCTGTGGAGAAGCCTAACCACGGACACGGATCTGGCGGTGGCTGGAAAGAGTATTTCAGCTTCAGCACCGACCACAAAGTTATCGGTATCCAATACCTAGTTACTTCTTTTATCTTCTTTCTCGTCGGCGGTATCTTCGCCATGATTTTGCGGGGAGAACTCATCACCCCTGAATCAGACTTAGTTGACCGCACCGTTTATAACGGGATGTTCACTATGCACGGTACAGTGATGCTGTTCCTGTGGACATTCCCTTCCCTTGTGGGTTTAGCTAACTATTTAGTCCCCCTAATGATTGGGGCGCGGGACATGGCTTTTCCCCGCCTCAACGCCGCCGCCTTTTGGATGGTTCCCGTCGTAGGGATTCTGTTGATGGCGAGCTTTTTTGTTCCCGGTGGCCCGGCTCAAGCTGGTTGGTGGGCTTATCCCCCAGTGAGTCTGCAAAACCCCACCGGTCACTTAATTAATGGCCAAGTGATTTGGCTGTTGGCAGTGGCGATTTCTGGTGTGTCCTCAATTATGGGGGCTGTCAACTTTGTTACTACTATTGTCAAGATGCGTGCGCCAGGTATGGGCTTCTTTCGGATGCCTTTATTTGTCTGGGCAGTATTTAGCGCGCAGATTATCCAATTGTTTGGTTTACCTGCCCTGACAGCCGGTGCAGTTATGTTGTTACTCGACTTGACTGTCGGTACTGGCTTTTTTAACCCCACCAATGGCGGTAATCCGGTGATGTTCCAGCATTATTTCTGGTTCTACTCTCACCCTGCCGTTTATGTGATTATTCTGCCCATTTTTGGGATTTTCTCGGAAATTTTCCCAGTTTACGCTCGTAAACCTCTGTTTGGTTACAAAGTAGTTGCCCTGTCTTCTATATTGATTGCGGTAGTCAGTGCAATTGTCTGGGTACACCATATGTATGTCAGTGGTACACCTGCTTGGATGCGGATGGTATTCATGCTGACTACCATGTTGGTATCTGTACCGACTGGGATTAAAGTATTTGCTTGGGTTGCTACTATCTGGGGCGGCAAAATTCGCCTCAATACACCCATGCTGTTTGCTTTGGGTGGTTTGATTATGTTCGTGTTTGCGGGTATTGTTGGCATTATGCTTTCTTCTGTACCCGTGGATATTCACGTTAACAATACCTATTTCGTTGTCGGACACTTCCACTATGTCCTCTATGGGACAGTGACAATGGGGATGTATGCAGCCATCTATCACTGGTTCCCCAAAATGACCGGTAGAATGTACAACGAAGGTTGGGGTAAAGTACATTTCTGGTTAGCATTTATCGGTACTAACCTCAACTTCTTACCCATGCACCCATTAGGATTGCAAGGGATGTTACGCCGAGTTGCTTCCTACGCACCAGAGTATGAAGGCTGGAATATTGTGGCTAGCTTAGGTGCATTCTTGTTGGGTATGTCTACATTACCCTTTATCTTCAATATCCTAGTTTCTTGGATGCAAGGTGAAAAAGCACCTGATAATCCTTGGCGCGCTATTGGTTTGGAGTGGTTGGTTGCTTCTCCTCCACCAGTAGAAAACTTTGAAGAGATTCCAGTTGTGATTTCTGAACCTTATGGTTACGGTAAATCAGAACCCTTAGTGGCAGAAGCACATAGTCATCAACATTAG
- a CDS encoding heme-copper oxidase subunit III, whose amino-acid sequence MDSYIVPDDLQQSSHHAGGEHGHDEEGNKMFGFIVFLLSESVIFLSFFAGYIVYKLSTPNWLPPGISGLEVKEPAINTVVLVASSFVIYLAEVALKRHDLRMFRIFLTTTMVMGGYFLVGQAIEWSNLEFGFTSGTFGGMFYLLTGFHGLHVLTGIILQLIVLLRSFVPGNYDNGHFGVNATSLFWHFVDVIWIVLFIMLYIWQ is encoded by the coding sequence ATGGATAGCTATATTGTTCCCGATGATTTACAACAATCGTCGCATCATGCAGGCGGCGAACACGGCCACGACGAAGAAGGCAATAAAATGTTCGGTTTTATTGTGTTCTTATTGTCTGAAAGTGTCATTTTCTTGAGTTTTTTCGCTGGCTATATTGTCTATAAACTCTCTACCCCTAATTGGCTACCACCTGGCATTTCTGGGTTAGAAGTTAAAGAACCAGCAATTAATACTGTGGTGTTGGTTGCTAGTAGTTTTGTGATTTATCTGGCAGAAGTCGCCCTCAAACGCCACGATTTACGGATGTTCCGTATTTTCTTGACTACAACAATGGTTATGGGTGGCTACTTTTTGGTAGGACAGGCCATTGAATGGAGCAATTTAGAGTTTGGTTTTACTTCCGGTACATTTGGCGGGATGTTCTACCTGCTGACGGGTTTCCACGGTTTGCACGTTTTGACTGGAATTATATTGCAGTTAATCGTGCTGTTGCGCTCTTTTGTTCCAGGAAATTACGACAACGGTCACTTTGGTGTCAATGCTACTTCTTTGTTTTGGCACTTCGTCGATGTGATTTGGATTGTTTTGTTTATCATGCTTTACATTTGGCAGTAA
- the dusB gene encoding tRNA dihydrouridine synthase DusB produces the protein MVTLSPSLQARLSQPLKIGSFAVKSRVLQSPLSGVTDMVFRRLVRRYAPDSMMYTEMVNATGLHYVKQLPKIMEVDPNERPISIQLFDCRPDFLAEAAIKAVAEGADTVDINMGCPVNKITKNGGGSSLLRQPEVAEAIVREVVKAVDVPVTVKTRIGWNDKEITILDFAKRMEDAGAEMITVHGRTRAQGYNGNARWEWIARVKETLSIPVIGNGDIFSVEAAVKCLEETGADGVMCSRGTLGYPFLVGEIDHFLKTGELLPAPTPMQRLECARDHLQALWEYKGDRGVRQARKHMTWYAKGFVGAAELRGQLSVIETVQQGLDLIDKAIEHLTQGYEPMEEAENFQVA, from the coding sequence ATGGTTACTCTGTCTCCCAGTCTGCAAGCTAGACTCTCCCAACCCCTGAAAATTGGCTCATTTGCCGTCAAAAGTCGAGTTCTGCAATCACCTTTATCTGGGGTGACAGATATGGTTTTTCGTCGGTTGGTGCGTCGCTATGCACCAGATTCCATGATGTACACCGAAATGGTGAACGCTACAGGGTTACACTACGTCAAGCAACTACCCAAAATCATGGAAGTAGACCCCAACGAACGCCCAATTAGCATTCAGTTATTTGACTGTCGCCCTGATTTTCTGGCTGAAGCCGCTATCAAAGCTGTAGCAGAAGGTGCGGATACAGTTGATATTAATATGGGTTGTCCGGTAAATAAAATTACTAAAAATGGTGGCGGTTCTTCACTGTTGCGACAGCCGGAAGTCGCAGAAGCTATCGTGCGAGAAGTTGTCAAAGCTGTTGATGTCCCAGTGACAGTCAAAACCCGCATTGGCTGGAATGACAAAGAAATCACTATCCTTGATTTTGCCAAGCGTATGGAAGACGCAGGTGCAGAAATGATCACTGTGCATGGACGCACCCGCGCACAGGGGTACAATGGCAATGCACGCTGGGAATGGATAGCCCGTGTCAAAGAAACACTTTCCATCCCAGTCATTGGTAATGGTGATATCTTCTCAGTGGAAGCGGCTGTCAAATGCTTAGAGGAGACTGGCGCAGATGGTGTGATGTGTTCCCGTGGGACTTTGGGTTATCCCTTTTTGGTTGGAGAAATCGACCACTTCCTCAAGACTGGCGAATTATTACCAGCACCAACTCCCATGCAACGCCTCGAATGTGCCAGAGATCATTTACAGGCTTTATGGGAATATAAAGGCGATCGCGGTGTACGTCAAGCCCGTAAACATATGACTTGGTACGCTAAAGGTTTTGTTGGTGCGGCTGAATTACGGGGACAATTAAGCGTCATTGAAACCGTCCAGCAAGGTTTAGACTTAATCGATAAAGCCATTGAGCATTTAACTCAGGGTTATGAACCAATGGAAGAAGCGGAGAATTTTCAAGTCGCCTAA
- a CDS encoding glycosyltransferase family 4 protein, with translation MRIAQVAPLWERVPPPAYGGIELVVGLLTDELVRRGHEVTLFASGDSISLAKLVSVHPCALRLDSKVKEYSIYEMLQLGSVYERADEFDLIHSHMGCASLPYAKLVKTPTVHTLHGIFTSDNQKMFQYAKNQPFVSISDSQRELSLGLNYVATVYNGIDVNSYNFYPQPDEPPYLAFLGRISPEKGPHLAIEIAKKAGWRLKMAGKVDVVDVEYFEKEIKPLIDGQQIEYLGEANHIQKNALMGGAVATLFPITWREPFGLVMVESMASGTPVIAMKLGSTTEVIDHGKTGFLCSNVEECIHAIDKVADLDRFYCREYVHNRFSLQAMTDGYEEVYRQILQEKFASNGHIRSMAGLKN, from the coding sequence ATGCGAATTGCTCAAGTAGCCCCATTATGGGAGAGAGTACCGCCGCCAGCTTATGGAGGTATTGAGCTAGTAGTGGGTTTATTAACCGATGAATTAGTCCGGCGTGGACATGAGGTCACACTGTTTGCATCGGGAGATTCTATCAGTTTAGCAAAGCTAGTATCAGTTCATCCCTGTGCGCTAAGACTTGATTCTAAAGTCAAGGAATATAGCATTTATGAAATGCTACAACTAGGTTCAGTGTATGAACGTGCAGATGAGTTTGATCTGATTCACTCACATATGGGTTGTGCGTCATTACCTTATGCCAAACTAGTCAAAACTCCCACAGTTCATACACTGCATGGCATTTTCACTTCTGATAATCAAAAAATGTTTCAATATGCCAAAAATCAGCCTTTTGTAAGTATTTCTGATTCTCAAAGAGAACTCTCATTAGGACTGAATTATGTGGCAACAGTTTACAACGGCATTGATGTTAATAGTTATAATTTTTATCCCCAACCAGATGAACCGCCATATTTAGCATTTTTAGGTCGGATTTCTCCAGAAAAAGGCCCTCATTTAGCCATTGAAATTGCCAAAAAAGCTGGTTGGCGATTAAAAATGGCTGGTAAGGTAGATGTTGTGGATGTCGAATATTTTGAGAAAGAAATTAAACCTCTCATTGATGGCCAGCAGATAGAGTATTTAGGAGAAGCTAACCATATACAAAAAAATGCTCTCATGGGTGGTGCAGTTGCGACATTATTCCCGATAACTTGGCGAGAACCTTTTGGTTTAGTAATGGTGGAATCAATGGCTTCAGGGACACCAGTTATTGCTATGAAACTGGGTTCTACCACAGAAGTCATTGACCACGGTAAAACCGGTTTTCTGTGCAGTAATGTTGAAGAGTGTATCCACGCAATTGACAAAGTTGCAGATTTAGATCGTTTTTACTGTCGGGAATATGTTCACAACCGTTTTAGTTTGCAAGCAATGACTGATGGCTATGAAGAAGTTTATCGGCAAATTTTGCAAGAGAAATTTGCTAGTAATGGGCATATCCGCAGTATGGCTGGGTTGAAGAATTAG
- a CDS encoding ABC transporter permease — MNISQSHKKPLVSWQAVFSILMYVFMYLPIMVLGFYSFNQSPYSANWQGFTIKWYIKLLSDDRILSALKNSLIVALCAVSISAVLGTLMAVGLARYQFFGKKLYQGISYLPLIIPDIAIAVATLVFLAAFAIPLSLWTIVAAHVVFCLAYVGLVVSSRLTNLDPHLEEAALDLGATPVQAFIRVLLPQLMPGIVAGCLLAFVLSLDDFLISSFTAGSGYNTLPMEIFSRIKRGVEPDINALSMLLIVASAIVALIAESIRALGDKN; from the coding sequence GTGAATATCTCTCAATCTCACAAAAAACCGCTTGTCTCATGGCAAGCGGTTTTCTCCATACTCATGTATGTGTTTATGTACCTGCCGATTATGGTACTAGGGTTTTATAGTTTCAACCAGTCGCCCTATAGTGCTAATTGGCAAGGATTCACCATTAAATGGTATATTAAACTACTCAGTGACGATCGCATCCTCTCTGCGTTAAAGAACAGTTTAATCGTTGCCTTATGTGCAGTCAGTATATCTGCGGTGTTAGGAACATTAATGGCGGTAGGGTTGGCACGTTATCAGTTCTTTGGGAAGAAGTTATATCAGGGTATTTCGTACCTACCGTTAATTATTCCTGATATTGCGATCGCAGTTGCCACTCTAGTCTTTCTAGCAGCCTTTGCTATACCTTTGAGCTTATGGACAATTGTGGCGGCTCATGTAGTATTTTGTCTAGCCTATGTTGGTTTGGTGGTTTCTTCCCGACTCACCAATTTAGATCCCCACCTAGAAGAAGCCGCATTAGATTTAGGCGCGACACCTGTACAAGCTTTTATTAGAGTCTTACTACCCCAATTAATGCCAGGAATTGTTGCAGGTTGCTTACTAGCATTTGTCTTAAGTTTAGATGATTTTCTCATCTCTAGTTTTACTGCTGGTAGTGGTTACAATACCCTACCAATGGAAATTTTTAGCCGGATTAAAAGGGGGGTTGAACCTGATATTAATGCTTTGAGTATGTTATTGATTGTAGCTTCTGCGATCGTGGCTTTAATCGCCGAATCAATTCGTGCCTTGGGAGATAAGAATTGA
- a CDS encoding AAA family ATPase encodes MPRLTLKASMFGKQRIKEARIKKIAEFREKEGNIDMDEIFLREASKILEPDKEWGNSEDKYAVSLPTWTRFRQAKTRIDADFFKKFCQVLELNWEEIAESEMDANTDLSEAPALTKFYGRKQELNELQQLVKRCRLVLLYGMGGVGKSALVRQLVDRVTKQYHRLIWLSLQSSPPFPETISQLVQFFSKGERETGNLSDVIQELQRQKCLMVIDYWDEIIDNSREDCTQYYQFLEKIHKTQHQSCVVVISRRKPQNVELEGKFVESRRLQSLRDDEIREFIKAEGLFGSVEEIQRFSRLYNNSWILKRIIQIIQTVFNGEISPFMNNGESTTFMDEATTDFLNQQFQKLSQMEVNLMYCVAIRRNTVSWNQLVQDSKAFLRQHQLIEYVNSLISQHSLLYKNTEEEPLIYALEPVILKYTTERFVEQVYQQIIEVMNKGVISGNELFITHQFITEHPIDEELHREQMRRIVQRIQQILLHNFKSQQHLETQLRNIESLLEEQGYDARNILYLLAACEVCMN; translated from the coding sequence ATGCCTCGTCTAACTCTTAAAGCATCTATGTTTGGCAAGCAACGTATCAAAGAAGCGCGAATTAAAAAAATTGCCGAATTCAGAGAAAAAGAAGGAAATATTGATATGGATGAAATATTTTTAAGAGAAGCAAGTAAAATATTAGAACCCGATAAAGAATGGGGAAATTCCGAAGATAAATACGCTGTTAGTTTACCGACTTGGACGCGTTTTCGACAAGCAAAAACGCGGATTGATGCAGATTTTTTTAAGAAGTTTTGTCAGGTTTTAGAATTAAATTGGGAAGAAATCGCAGAAAGTGAAATGGATGCCAATACAGATTTGAGTGAAGCACCAGCACTGACTAAATTTTATGGACGTAAACAAGAATTAAACGAACTTCAGCAATTAGTAAAACGCTGTCGATTAGTTTTACTCTATGGCATGGGGGGTGTGGGAAAAAGTGCTTTAGTTCGTCAGTTAGTAGATAGAGTTACTAAACAATATCATCGTTTAATTTGGTTGTCTCTACAATCATCTCCTCCATTTCCAGAAACTATAAGTCAGCTTGTACAATTCTTTTCTAAAGGTGAAAGAGAAACTGGTAACTTGAGTGACGTTATTCAGGAATTGCAACGTCAAAAATGCCTGATGGTGATAGATTACTGGGATGAAATTATTGATAATAGTCGTGAAGATTGCACACAATATTATCAATTCCTGGAGAAAATTCATAAAACACAGCATCAAAGTTGTGTTGTGGTAATCAGTAGAAGAAAACCTCAAAATGTTGAACTAGAGGGTAAATTCGTTGAATCTAGAAGATTACAGTCACTAAGGGATGATGAAATTAGAGAATTCATCAAAGCAGAGGGTTTGTTTGGTTCAGTGGAAGAAATACAAAGATTTAGCAGACTCTATAACAATTCTTGGATACTCAAGAGAATCATCCAAATAATTCAAACTGTCTTTAATGGGGAAATATCACCATTTATGAATAATGGTGAATCTACAACTTTTATGGATGAAGCGACTACTGATTTTTTAAATCAGCAATTTCAAAAACTTTCACAAATGGAAGTAAATCTGATGTATTGTGTGGCTATCAGACGCAATACCGTTTCGTGGAATCAACTAGTACAAGACAGTAAAGCATTTCTGCGACAGCACCAACTAATTGAGTATGTTAATAGTTTAATTAGCCAGCATTCTTTACTATATAAAAATACAGAGGAAGAGCCATTAATTTATGCACTAGAGCCAGTGATTTTGAAGTATACCACCGAGAGATTTGTTGAGCAGGTATATCAACAGATTATCGAAGTGATGAATAAGGGTGTAATTTCTGGCAATGAATTGTTTATTACCCACCAATTCATTACAGAACATCCCATAGACGAAGAATTGCATCGAGAACAAATGCGAAGAATTGTGCAACGTATTCAACAGATATTATTGCATAATTTTAAAAGTCAGCAGCATCTGGAAACTCAACTCAGAAATATCGAATCCCTTTTGGAAGAACAAGGGTATGACGCTAGAAACATCTTATATTTGCTGGCAGCTTGTGAGGTTTGTATGAATTGA
- a CDS encoding bifunctional serine/threonine-protein kinase/ABC transporter substrate-binding protein has product MPLILQGHFVAIELLGEGGFGWTFRGKDIYEEFADNTRVIKLLKLPHAQPQATQNRIRIMFQNEAKILNQLIHERIPRYFASFTTEVESKTGLVERYYYLVQGYIEGQNLDQELEQKKCFSEDEVIDILREILNILKYIHNYDRPQGAIHRDIKPANIMRYSQNQKLYLIDFGAVKQIAQGLPVETTSIVLDRNFAPPEQFYGDQLFYASDLYALAATCLCLLTGNRNPNQLLKESDITDILKVQQVRNQHFATALELMLKHKVKDRPQSAQEVIDILDGRKQSQVVNFFNHLKNYISDITNFIKRRVPIKWATLALLSFVIVVSAYPPIVKILEPKPINAESFIELMVSQQNENAKYFSRGEESLIPELNHNAACQDVYQAKQDGMAAFKEASETGDQATFEKARQKFTESIQKSLANQNCIPDPEARIQEYNAIVAQTNLARQGRLPTIVVANDVERIAFNNAEYNKNKSIIGLEILRGVAQALDELDKNNPLFQILLANYTVENSNAIARDIANQTIPEPGNYFNQSKILGVIGGYTSKYIKEVGDIYGGNKIVLIASTSTAFREYWDRQNQQLNKYVFRTASNDSIASEDLANYIKKDHAAKKTLIVYNSNDEYSDSLQGELVRQLGTNPRPKLCNLTPNGNTQTATSREENNCIERVTKEDIGVLVLFPSSNYLRSAAGIARRVKTNNPEIQLIGGDVVYDKETLNLLQSSAEGMVIAVCSHASLANADFQNKASNFWRTRYVSWRTMTSYDAAKVFSKAVETSNLKGLDQDGENIYKILTDRQNKFSVKGANTNVTFDINGDREKITGVGVLVKVNRNNTTSDEYNFDLLEKPQRNNP; this is encoded by the coding sequence GAGGAATTTGCAGATAATACAAGAGTAATTAAACTGCTAAAACTTCCCCATGCACAACCTCAAGCAACACAGAATCGCATCCGCATCATGTTTCAGAATGAAGCAAAAATTTTGAATCAATTAATACATGAAAGGATTCCCCGATACTTCGCTTCTTTTACCACAGAAGTTGAGTCAAAAACAGGTCTTGTGGAGAGATATTATTATTTAGTACAAGGATATATTGAAGGTCAAAATTTAGATCAAGAACTTGAACAGAAAAAATGCTTTTCTGAAGATGAGGTTATAGATATTCTCAGGGAAATTTTAAACATACTAAAATACATTCATAACTATGACCGTCCTCAAGGAGCTATACATAGAGATATTAAACCTGCCAATATCATGCGTTATAGTCAGAATCAAAAGCTATATCTCATAGATTTTGGTGCGGTAAAACAGATAGCACAAGGACTTCCTGTAGAAACCACATCCATAGTCTTAGATAGAAATTTTGCCCCACCTGAACAATTTTATGGCGATCAATTATTTTACGCATCAGATTTATATGCTTTGGCTGCAACCTGTCTGTGTTTGTTAACAGGGAATAGAAATCCTAATCAATTACTTAAAGAATCAGACATAACAGATATTTTGAAAGTGCAACAAGTGCGTAATCAGCATTTTGCTACAGCTTTAGAATTAATGCTCAAACATAAAGTAAAAGACCGTCCTCAATCTGCTCAAGAAGTTATAGATATTCTGGATGGTAGAAAACAATCTCAGGTTGTGAATTTTTTTAATCATTTAAAAAATTATATTAGTGATATTACTAATTTTATTAAACGTCGAGTGCCAATTAAGTGGGCAACTTTGGCTTTGTTAAGTTTTGTGATAGTAGTTTCCGCATATCCCCCTATAGTAAAAATATTAGAACCAAAACCCATAAATGCAGAATCATTTATAGAGTTAATGGTTTCACAGCAAAATGAAAATGCTAAATATTTTAGTAGGGGAGAAGAATCTTTAATTCCTGAACTTAATCATAACGCTGCTTGTCAAGATGTATATCAAGCGAAACAGGATGGAATGGCAGCTTTTAAAGAAGCGAGTGAAACTGGTGATCAAGCAACATTTGAAAAAGCCAGACAGAAATTCACAGAATCTATTCAAAAATCTCTGGCTAATCAGAATTGTATCCCTGATCCTGAGGCAAGAATTCAAGAATACAATGCTATAGTCGCTCAAACTAATTTAGCTCGTCAAGGAAGACTTCCTACAATTGTCGTTGCGAATGATGTAGAAAGAATAGCATTTAATAATGCAGAATACAACAAAAACAAGTCTATTATTGGACTAGAAATATTGCGCGGTGTAGCCCAAGCCTTGGATGAATTAGATAAAAATAATCCCTTGTTTCAAATTTTGCTAGCCAATTATACAGTAGAAAATTCAAATGCAATAGCTAGAGACATTGCTAATCAAACAATTCCAGAACCAGGAAATTATTTCAATCAAAGTAAAATATTAGGTGTCATTGGTGGATATACAAGCAAATACATTAAGGAAGTAGGAGATATTTATGGTGGTAATAAAATCGTTCTAATTGCATCTACGAGTACAGCATTTAGAGAGTATTGGGATAGGCAAAATCAACAATTAAATAAATATGTCTTCCGTACAGCTTCTAATGATTCTATTGCTTCTGAAGATTTAGCTAATTACATCAAAAAAGATCATGCAGCAAAGAAAACATTAATTGTTTATAACAGTAATGATGAATACAGTGATTCACTTCAGGGAGAATTAGTACGTCAATTAGGTACTAATCCTCGCCCTAAGTTGTGTAACTTAACTCCTAATGGTAATACTCAAACTGCAACATCAAGGGAGGAAAATAATTGTATTGAAAGAGTCACTAAAGAGGACATAGGTGTACTGGTTTTATTTCCGTCATCAAATTATCTCAGATCCGCCGCAGGAATCGCTAGAAGAGTGAAAACTAATAACCCAGAAATTCAACTGATAGGAGGAGATGTTGTATATGACAAAGAAACATTAAATCTTCTACAATCTTCGGCTGAAGGTATGGTAATTGCCGTCTGTTCTCATGCAAGCCTGGCTAATGCAGATTTCCAAAATAAAGCTAGCAATTTTTGGAGAACACGTTATGTTAGTTGGAGAACCATGACTTCTTATGATGCAGCAAAAGTATTTTCTAAAGCGGTGGAAACATCAAATCTAAAAGGCTTGGATCAAGATGGTGAAAACATATATAAAATATTAACCGATCGCCAAAACAAATTTTCAGTGAAAGGTGCAAACACAAATGTCACATTTGATATTAATGGCGATCGCGAAAAAATTACAGGGGTTGGTGTTTTAGTAAAAGTTAATAGAAATAATACCACAAGTGACGAATATAACTTTGATTTACTCGAAAAACCACAACGAAATAATCCATAA